From Enterococcus mediterraneensis, the proteins below share one genomic window:
- a CDS encoding PTS mannose/fructose/sorbose transporter subunit IIC, with protein MSIISMILVVVVAFLAGMEGILDEFQFHQPLVACTLIGLVTGNLEAGIILGGSLQMIALGWANIGAAVAPDAALASVASAIILVLGGQGREGVSSAIALAIPLAVAGLFLTMIVRTVAVPIVHIMDAAAEEGNYRKVELWHIIAVCLQGVRIAVPAAALLFIPADTVRSALESMPAWLTDGMAIGGGMVVAVGYAMVINMMATKEVWPFFVIGFVVAAISQLTLIALGALAVAIALIYLNLTKMGGSSNGGGGSNTGDPLGDILNDY; from the coding sequence ATGTCTATTATATCAATGATTTTAGTCGTTGTAGTTGCCTTTCTAGCAGGGATGGAAGGGATCTTAGACGAATTCCAATTCCATCAACCCCTAGTGGCATGTACATTGATCGGTTTAGTGACCGGTAATTTAGAAGCAGGTATCATCCTTGGTGGATCATTACAAATGATCGCATTAGGTTGGGCAAATATCGGAGCTGCCGTAGCACCAGATGCTGCGTTGGCATCTGTTGCATCAGCAATTATTTTAGTTTTAGGTGGACAAGGAAGAGAAGGCGTTTCTTCAGCGATCGCTCTTGCTATCCCATTGGCCGTTGCAGGTTTGTTCTTAACTATGATCGTACGTACAGTAGCTGTGCCAATCGTTCACATCATGGACGCAGCTGCAGAAGAAGGAAACTACCGTAAAGTAGAATTATGGCACATCATCGCTGTTTGTTTGCAAGGTGTTCGTATCGCCGTTCCAGCAGCAGCATTGCTATTCATTCCAGCTGATACAGTTCGTTCCGCATTGGAATCCATGCCTGCATGGTTAACAGACGGAATGGCAATCGGCGGGGGCATGGTCGTAGCCGTTGGTTATGCAATGGTTATCAACATGATGGCTACTAAAGAAGTATGGCCATTCTTCGTTATCGGTTTCGTAGTTGCCGCAATTTCACAATTAACATTGATCGCATTAGGTGCATTGGCTGTTGCCATCGCATTGATCTACTTGAACTTGACAAAAATGGGCGGTTCTTCAAATGGCGGCGGAGGCAGCAATACTGGTGACCCTCTAGGCGACATTTTGAATGACTACTAA
- a CDS encoding uracil-DNA glycosylase, with translation MEYPESLVSEVRQRSIGFKLEGFVPGQGPARPKMMIIGEAPGRKEVTNFIPFSGQAGVELMNCLESVGLSRSDVYITSAVRSRPYSVKERINKRTGETEITTPNRTPTAREIFAHAPILDYEIENVSTPLIATVGNIGLQRLLGKDYTITSFHGQIIQHPIQRLNASHDAYIWTEESYMIIPLYHPAAIFYNRKLQPVIEADWQNVGKVLSSF, from the coding sequence ATGGAATATCCTGAATCTTTAGTGTCTGAAGTCCGCCAACGTTCGATTGGCTTTAAATTAGAAGGATTTGTCCCAGGTCAAGGACCTGCACGCCCTAAAATGATGATCATCGGTGAAGCTCCAGGGCGAAAAGAGGTCACAAATTTCATTCCTTTCAGCGGACAAGCTGGGGTTGAGCTAATGAACTGTTTGGAAAGTGTCGGTCTTTCCCGTTCAGATGTCTACATTACCAGCGCTGTCCGCAGCCGCCCGTATTCTGTTAAAGAACGGATCAACAAACGAACCGGCGAAACAGAGATCACGACCCCGAATCGGACTCCGACTGCACGGGAAATTTTTGCTCATGCGCCCATTTTAGATTACGAGATCGAAAATGTATCAACTCCTTTGATCGCTACAGTCGGCAACATCGGTTTGCAGCGCTTGCTAGGCAAAGACTATACGATCACTTCGTTTCACGGGCAAATCATCCAGCATCCGATCCAACGGTTAAACGCTTCTCACGATGCCTATATCTGGACGGAAGAAAGCTATATGATCATCCCTCTTTATCACCCGGCAGCGATTTTTTATAATCGCAAACTGCAACCGGTCATTGAAGCAGATTGGCAAAATGTCGGAAAGGTTCTGTCTTCTTTCTAA
- a CDS encoding sigma-54-dependent transcriptional regulator produces MTKRIERIYQYVVQQTGSFSELDLDANRGVTTKEVAEVLDIQRTNASKDLNELVRQQRLKKIDGRPVRYVKQTAIYTTPVKKRVPSYKENPQPKESSHQFAKPPINAQDIFTRIVGANSSMKNAVEQAKAAILYPPKGLNCLITGPTGSGKTYFAHVMFQFAKSNHVVDEDKDLIVFNCADYANNPELLMSHLFGYVKGAFTGADQEKVGIIDQADGSMLFLDEIHRLPPEGQEMIFYFMDHGTYSRLGETGKNHHADVRIVGATTEDPSSSLLATFVRRIPINIQLPSFEQRPASEKIDLVKIMVAQEANRIQRKISLTEDVIKVLIGSVSYGNIGQLKSNIQLVCARGFLNHMQHEEIAITMADLPEGIRSGLSVLANRRETLAELSKILEPKIVISPNENFLEIQTDSYELPYNLYDIIGDKAALLKADGLDQEAINHFISTDINIHLKSFYKDHGFSFNAENKLSEFVDQKIIDATNRIYGVVRRELGYEFQQNFVYAMSLHISSFLKKINDGEERHTNDNIRQMVAGFPKEFSVAQQIRNYIGETFEVAIPESEAYYLAVLLISLRAHQTEGKIGVVVAAHGHSTASSMVQVVQQLLEVDQVAAVDMPLDMSPKVALDKIKSAVVQVNEDSGVILLVDMGSLATFNEEIIRETGIEVRTIDMVTTAIVLETVRKASVLGTDLDSLYESLTKFQGYGHVLTDKRKDHRTKQAILAICASGEGTAQRIKEIIQRSLSKKQEHSLDILPLSVVNLKSELPKIQKEYQLIASTGIVDPKINAPFIPLDRFIEQDVGTILDQILLEKDSSFDGEELQLDDKQATEAAIQFMQENFTYINPQKLFRPIWNFVEETVKDAGFNENKYGLEINLALHTAGMIERVLLEQPLSVEQNVLEELYQDEFYQRLHLHVQSLERFLRLEIPLEEEYYLMEILKTHHAKQLLSEEK; encoded by the coding sequence ATGACGAAGAGAATCGAGCGGATCTATCAATATGTTGTACAACAGACAGGTTCTTTTTCTGAATTAGATCTTGACGCGAATCGCGGCGTTACGACAAAAGAAGTTGCTGAAGTTTTAGATATTCAACGGACGAACGCCAGTAAGGATCTGAACGAGCTTGTCAGACAACAGCGATTGAAAAAAATCGATGGTCGTCCGGTGCGCTATGTGAAACAAACAGCGATATATACTACCCCTGTAAAAAAACGAGTTCCTAGCTATAAAGAGAATCCGCAACCCAAAGAATCTTCTCATCAGTTTGCCAAACCGCCTATTAACGCCCAGGATATTTTTACGCGAATCGTTGGGGCGAACAGCAGTATGAAAAACGCGGTAGAGCAAGCCAAAGCTGCGATTTTATACCCGCCTAAAGGGTTGAACTGCTTGATTACAGGACCGACTGGATCAGGGAAGACGTATTTTGCTCATGTGATGTTCCAATTTGCTAAAAGCAATCATGTGGTTGATGAAGATAAAGACCTGATCGTTTTCAACTGTGCTGACTATGCCAACAATCCTGAGTTATTGATGAGTCATTTGTTTGGGTATGTCAAAGGTGCATTTACCGGTGCGGATCAAGAAAAAGTCGGTATCATCGATCAAGCTGACGGCAGTATGCTCTTTTTAGACGAGATCCATCGTTTGCCGCCTGAAGGACAAGAAATGATTTTTTATTTCATGGATCACGGTACTTACAGTCGTTTAGGAGAAACTGGGAAAAACCATCATGCGGATGTTCGGATCGTTGGTGCTACGACAGAAGATCCTAGTTCTTCTTTGTTGGCGACTTTTGTTCGACGAATCCCTATCAATATCCAATTGCCTTCTTTTGAACAACGGCCGGCTTCTGAAAAGATCGATCTGGTCAAGATCATGGTGGCGCAAGAAGCCAATCGTATCCAACGGAAAATTTCATTGACAGAAGATGTGATCAAGGTTTTGATCGGCAGTGTCAGTTACGGGAATATCGGCCAATTGAAATCGAATATCCAGCTAGTTTGCGCCCGTGGATTTCTTAATCATATGCAGCATGAAGAAATCGCTATTACGATGGCGGATCTGCCAGAAGGGATACGGTCGGGACTGTCCGTTTTGGCCAATCGTCGAGAAACATTGGCGGAGTTATCGAAAATCTTGGAACCTAAGATCGTTATCTCGCCTAACGAGAATTTTTTGGAGATTCAAACGGATTCTTACGAATTGCCGTATAACTTATACGATATTATCGGGGACAAAGCCGCTTTGCTGAAAGCCGATGGACTGGATCAAGAAGCGATCAATCATTTTATCTCCACCGATATCAATATCCATCTGAAATCATTTTATAAAGATCATGGGTTTTCTTTCAATGCTGAGAACAAATTATCTGAATTTGTCGACCAAAAGATCATTGATGCAACGAATCGAATTTATGGGGTGGTTCGTCGAGAGTTGGGCTACGAGTTCCAACAAAATTTTGTTTATGCGATGAGCTTACATATCAGTTCGTTTTTGAAAAAAATCAATGATGGCGAGGAACGTCATACTAATGACAATATTCGCCAAATGGTAGCAGGATTTCCTAAAGAGTTCAGTGTGGCGCAACAAATCCGTAATTATATCGGTGAAACATTCGAAGTCGCGATCCCTGAAAGCGAAGCGTATTATTTAGCGGTTCTGCTGATTTCTTTGCGAGCGCATCAGACTGAAGGAAAAATCGGTGTCGTAGTAGCTGCTCATGGACACAGCACTGCCAGCAGTATGGTTCAAGTCGTTCAGCAACTTCTGGAAGTCGACCAAGTTGCGGCTGTCGATATGCCGTTAGATATGTCGCCGAAAGTCGCATTAGATAAAATCAAATCGGCTGTCGTTCAAGTGAACGAAGATAGTGGAGTCATACTGCTGGTTGATATGGGTTCTTTGGCTACATTTAATGAAGAAATCATCCGGGAAACCGGAATCGAGGTGCGCACGATCGATATGGTGACGACAGCAATCGTGTTAGAAACGGTCCGTAAGGCTTCCGTCTTGGGAACGGATCTGGATAGTTTATATGAATCGTTAACGAAGTTCCAAGGATACGGTCATGTCCTGACAGACAAAAGAAAAGATCATCGTACGAAACAGGCGATCTTGGCGATTTGTGCATCAGGCGAAGGGACAGCGCAACGTATCAAGGAAATCATTCAACGTTCGCTATCCAAAAAGCAAGAACATTCATTGGATATTCTGCCTCTTTCAGTAGTGAATTTGAAAAGTGAACTACCAAAGATCCAAAAAGAGTATCAACTGATCGCGTCGACTGGAATCGTGGATCCGAAAATCAACGCACCGTTTATTCCTCTCGATCGATTTATCGAGCAAGATGTTGGGACGATCTTGGATCAGATTTTATTGGAAAAAGATAGCAGTTTTGACGGTGAAGAGCTCCAATTGGATGATAAGCAGGCAACAGAAGCTGCTATCCAGTTTATGCAGGAAAACTTTACCTATATCAATCCGCAAAAACTATTTCGTCCGATTTGGAATTTTGTCGAAGAGACCGTTAAAGATGCGGGGTTCAATGAAAATAAATACGGATTGGAAATCAATTTAGCGTTGCACACTGCAGGAATGATCGAGCGGGTGCTGCTTGAACAACCCCTGAGTGTGGAACAAAACGTTTTAGAAGAACTGTATCAAGATGAGTTTTATCAACGGCTTCATCTTCATGTCCAATCACTGGAACGCTTTTTGAGATTGGAGATTCCTTTAGAAGAGGAATACTATTTGATGGAAATTTTAAAAACCCATCATGCGAAACAACTATTATCTGAAGAAAAATAG
- a CDS encoding signal peptidase I: MKRFSRMGITISIGLIFFMTISLAIVLLPHLLGMRFVITQDDAMAPSYPNGSLIFVRSEDSEEILVGDVITYYVNQGEKIKTRRVVAKEGEEIFYTKGDASEQMELGLVSSRNLIGQPVLHFPYIGHFFSRRVVNIAIFVFWIFAGFLTFITIWMMVEQFPSKARRTRIRSDSSEKTF, from the coding sequence TTGAAACGGTTTAGTCGAATGGGGATCACGATTTCGATCGGATTGATTTTTTTTATGACGATTTCATTGGCAATCGTTTTGCTGCCCCATTTATTGGGTATGAGATTTGTGATCACACAAGATGATGCAATGGCGCCGTCATATCCTAATGGCAGTTTGATCTTTGTCAGAAGTGAAGATTCAGAAGAAATCTTGGTGGGAGATGTCATTACTTATTACGTTAATCAAGGAGAAAAAATCAAAACGAGGCGGGTTGTAGCAAAAGAAGGTGAGGAGATCTTTTATACGAAAGGTGATGCGTCGGAACAAATGGAGTTGGGGTTGGTGAGCAGCCGCAATTTGATTGGTCAACCAGTTTTGCATTTCCCTTATATTGGGCATTTCTTTTCAAGACGGGTAGTAAATATCGCAATTTTTGTTTTTTGGATCTTTGCCGGTTTTTTAACGTTCATTACTATTTGGATGATGGTGGAACAGTTTCCCTCAAAAGCCAGACGGACAAGAATCCGGTCAGATTCTTCGGAAAAGACATTCTGA
- a CDS encoding GNAT family N-acetyltransferase, translating to MKIRTATVKDAEKLLAIYTPYIKETAITFEYEVPKLEEFRKRIEQTLVRYPYLVAETGEGTVVGYAYAGPYKTRTAYDWTAEVTVYVDQSVRAMGIGTLLYQALEELLTKQNIVNAAACITAGNDQSVRFHEKRDYQLVARFPHLGFKFDKWYDILWLQKTLAKPQEKQAAFIPFSELNDSLK from the coding sequence ATGAAAATACGGACAGCGACAGTAAAAGATGCGGAAAAGTTATTAGCGATCTACACGCCTTATATAAAAGAAACGGCGATCACCTTTGAATATGAAGTGCCTAAGTTGGAAGAATTTCGAAAGCGGATCGAACAAACACTTGTGCGTTATCCTTATCTTGTAGCAGAAACGGGAGAAGGAACAGTCGTCGGTTATGCCTATGCTGGTCCTTATAAAACAAGGACTGCTTACGATTGGACAGCAGAAGTCACTGTCTATGTGGATCAATCTGTCCGTGCGATGGGAATTGGTACCCTGCTTTATCAAGCGCTAGAAGAATTGTTGACGAAACAAAATATCGTAAATGCTGCGGCTTGTATCACGGCAGGAAACGATCAGAGCGTAAGATTCCATGAAAAAAGAGACTATCAACTGGTAGCTCGCTTTCCTCATCTGGGTTTTAAGTTCGACAAGTGGTACGATATTTTGTGGCTTCAGAAAACTCTCGCAAAACCTCAAGAAAAACAAGCGGCTTTTATTCCTTTTTCAGAATTGAATGATTCTCTTAAATAA
- a CDS encoding mannose/fructose/sorbose PTS transporter subunit IIB — MVGIILASHGQFAEGILQSGSMIFGEQENVKAVTLMPSEGPDDLKAKMEEAIASFENQDEVLFLVDLWGGTPFNQANNLFEQHKDTWAIVAGMNLPMVIEAYASRFSMESAQEIAAHILETAKEGVRIKPEELEPKTAAPAAAGEAQPQGAIPPGTVLGDGKLKIVLARIDSRLLHGQVATAWTKSVLPSRIIVVSDAVAKDDLRKKLIEQAAPPGVKANVVPISKMIEVAKDPRFGNTKALLLFENPEDMLAAINGGVDIKEVNVGSMAHSVGKVVVSKVLSMGNEDVKAFEEMKDKGVSFDVRKVPNDSRDNMDEILKKAKSELAKA, encoded by the coding sequence ATGGTAGGAATTATCCTAGCAAGTCACGGACAATTCGCTGAAGGCATCTTGCAATCCGGATCAATGATCTTTGGAGAACAAGAAAACGTAAAAGCTGTTACGTTGATGCCAAGTGAAGGTCCAGATGATTTGAAGGCAAAAATGGAAGAAGCAATCGCATCTTTCGAAAATCAAGACGAAGTATTATTCTTAGTCGATCTATGGGGCGGAACTCCGTTCAACCAAGCAAACAATTTGTTTGAACAGCACAAAGATACTTGGGCAATCGTTGCCGGCATGAACTTGCCAATGGTTATCGAAGCCTATGCATCTCGTTTTTCAATGGAATCTGCGCAAGAAATCGCTGCCCACATTCTTGAAACAGCAAAAGAAGGGGTACGAATCAAGCCAGAAGAGTTGGAACCTAAAACAGCGGCGCCAGCAGCTGCAGGAGAAGCACAACCTCAAGGTGCGATCCCACCAGGCACTGTCTTAGGTGACGGTAAATTGAAGATCGTTCTTGCACGGATCGATTCACGTTTGCTTCACGGACAAGTAGCGACAGCTTGGACAAAATCTGTTTTACCAAGCCGGATCATTGTTGTATCAGATGCTGTAGCAAAAGACGATCTGCGTAAAAAACTGATCGAACAAGCTGCTCCTCCAGGTGTAAAAGCCAATGTCGTGCCAATCAGCAAAATGATCGAAGTAGCTAAAGATCCGCGTTTCGGTAATACGAAAGCATTGCTGTTGTTTGAAAACCCTGAAGATATGTTGGCGGCTATCAACGGCGGCGTTGATATCAAAGAAGTCAATGTCGGTTCAATGGCGCACTCTGTCGGCAAAGTTGTTGTAAGCAAGGTGTTGTCAATGGGTAACGAAGATGTGAAAGCATTTGAAGAAATGAAAGATAAAGGCGTTTCGTTTGATGTACGTAAAGTGCCAAATGACTCTCGCGACAACATGGACGAAATTCTTAAAAAAGCAAAATCAGAGTTAGCGAAAGCTTAA
- a CDS encoding diacylglycerol/lipid kinase family protein, translating into MAKALLIVNPSSGGEKAKTHKEMVIKKLEELFDEVEITYTEKAGDATNFAKKAAKDGFDSVFAMGGDGTVNEAINGLAGEENPPKFGFFPLGTVNDLARALGIPLDLEEAVESLSLDRTRKIDIGKINEHYFMNVVAVGVIPEAVNQVTPEEKTKFGKLAYFISGFKQLGDNHSHTFHLELDGKKQTIESSTLIIGLTNSVGGFEQLLPEAEVDDNLLHLIYLKDKNFLQTVKAVPDLLKGISETNANVGYQTFTEGKISVAGEETVPTNVDGDEGEELPIHLTLLPAHLEVFC; encoded by the coding sequence ATGGCAAAAGCGTTATTGATCGTAAATCCGAGTTCTGGCGGAGAAAAAGCGAAAACTCATAAAGAAATGGTAATAAAAAAACTGGAAGAATTGTTTGATGAAGTCGAAATCACCTATACTGAAAAAGCCGGTGATGCAACTAATTTTGCGAAAAAAGCCGCAAAAGACGGTTTCGACAGTGTATTTGCGATGGGGGGAGATGGAACCGTCAATGAGGCGATCAATGGTTTGGCTGGTGAAGAAAACCCGCCAAAGTTTGGTTTCTTTCCGTTGGGGACCGTCAATGATCTTGCACGAGCGCTGGGAATTCCGTTAGATTTGGAAGAAGCTGTTGAATCTTTGTCATTGGATCGAACAAGAAAGATCGACATTGGCAAGATCAATGAGCACTACTTCATGAACGTTGTAGCAGTTGGGGTGATTCCGGAAGCTGTCAATCAGGTCACGCCTGAAGAAAAAACGAAATTCGGCAAGTTGGCTTATTTTATTTCTGGGTTCAAACAACTAGGTGACAATCATAGCCATACATTTCATTTGGAATTGGACGGAAAAAAGCAAACCATCGAAAGCAGTACGCTGATTATCGGTCTAACCAATTCTGTAGGGGGATTTGAACAACTTCTGCCGGAAGCTGAGGTAGATGACAATCTGCTGCATTTGATTTATCTGAAAGACAAAAACTTCTTGCAGACAGTCAAGGCTGTTCCTGATTTATTAAAGGGTATTTCAGAAACAAATGCGAATGTAGGATACCAAACTTTCACTGAAGGAAAGATCAGTGTTGCAGGCGAGGAGACAGTTCCTACAAATGTCGATGGTGATGAAGGTGAAGAATTACCGATTCATCTCACACTACTTCCTGCTCATTTGGAAGTTTTTTGCTAA
- the rplU gene encoding 50S ribosomal protein L21, whose protein sequence is MYAIIKTGGKQVKVEVGQAIYVEKLDVEAGEKVTFDEVILVGGETTKVGAPTVAGATVEGTVEKHGKQKKVVTFKYKPKKHSHRKQGHRQPYTKVVIDAINA, encoded by the coding sequence ATGTACGCAATTATCAAAACTGGCGGTAAACAAGTAAAAGTCGAAGTAGGCCAAGCAATCTACGTTGAAAAATTAGACGTTGAAGCAGGTGAAAAAGTTACTTTCGACGAAGTGATCCTAGTAGGCGGCGAAACAACGAAAGTTGGCGCGCCAACTGTAGCGGGAGCAACTGTTGAAGGAACTGTTGAAAAACACGGCAAACAAAAGAAAGTCGTTACTTTCAAATACAAACCTAAAAAACATTCTCACCGTAAACAAGGTCATCGTCAACCATATACAAAAGTGGTTATCGATGCTATCAATGCATAA
- a CDS encoding O-methyltransferase produces the protein MKNEMMHRPIVKEELVNFMRTKQKQLPGELGAIEAEANQEGVPIIPHETVVFLQFLMGQLKPKNILEIGAAIGFSSSLMACSIAEDGHVTTIDRFDVMIEKAKKTYQRLGLEKKVTLLEGQASDILPELSGPYDFIFMDSAKAKYIEFLPECLRLLKKGGVLMVDDVFQAGTILDPIEEIPRKNRSIHRKLNQFLDVVMTHPDLSSSLVPLGDGLILITKEKENVSIDSKE, from the coding sequence GTGAAAAATGAAATGATGCATCGGCCGATCGTTAAAGAAGAGCTTGTAAACTTTATGCGTACGAAACAAAAACAATTACCCGGCGAATTAGGCGCAATCGAAGCTGAAGCCAATCAAGAGGGAGTACCGATCATCCCTCATGAAACTGTTGTGTTCCTCCAATTTTTGATGGGACAGCTGAAACCAAAAAATATCTTAGAGATCGGAGCTGCGATCGGTTTTTCTTCAAGTCTGATGGCATGTTCTATTGCAGAAGACGGTCATGTGACTACGATTGATCGCTTCGATGTGATGATCGAAAAAGCAAAAAAAACATATCAGCGGTTGGGTTTAGAAAAAAAAGTGACACTTTTGGAAGGACAAGCTTCCGATATTTTGCCTGAATTGTCTGGTCCATATGATTTTATTTTTATGGACAGTGCTAAAGCAAAATATATCGAGTTTTTACCGGAATGTTTGCGGCTTTTGAAAAAAGGTGGTGTCCTGATGGTAGACGATGTGTTCCAAGCAGGAACGATCCTTGATCCAATCGAAGAGATCCCACGAAAAAACCGTTCGATCCATCGCAAGTTGAATCAGTTTTTGGACGTGGTCATGACTCATCCTGATCTTTCTTCCAGTTTAGTGCCATTAGGTGATGGCCTGATTCTGATCACGAAAGAAAAGGAAAACGTGTCGATCGACTCTAAAGAATAA
- a CDS encoding ribosomal-processing cysteine protease Prp, which yields MIKGTFKRNDSGQIVSFTLTGHAEAGPYGSDIVCAGVSALAISAINGIHALAGTEPIVEANESEGGYLRMEVVSGLTQEQTNIEQILLENLLLGLQSIKEENSEYIEIKTIKD from the coding sequence ATGATCAAAGGGACATTCAAACGAAATGACTCTGGTCAAATTGTTTCTTTTACATTGACTGGACATGCCGAAGCAGGACCTTATGGCAGCGACATCGTCTGTGCAGGCGTATCTGCATTAGCGATCAGCGCGATTAACGGTATCCATGCTTTAGCGGGAACTGAGCCGATTGTAGAAGCGAACGAAAGCGAAGGTGGATACCTTCGTATGGAAGTCGTTTCCGGATTAACTCAAGAGCAAACCAATATCGAACAGATCTTATTAGAGAATTTGTTATTGGGGCTGCAATCCATCAAGGAAGAAAATAGCGAATATATCGAAATAAAAACCATTAAAGACTAA
- a CDS encoding mannose/fructose/sorbose PTS transporter subunit IIB: protein MDIRLARIDDRLIHGQVATAWSKQTKINRILVISDEVAKDQLRKFLLSEAAPPGIKSNVITVDKMSEIYNNDLFKDQKVMLLFTNPQDVVQLVKRGIQLTSVNIGGMSYTDGKQMITNFISVDAQDICSFKYLAEQNIELEIRKVPADRKVYLSELLKKEKLL, encoded by the coding sequence ATCGATATACGTTTAGCGCGTATTGATGATCGCTTGATCCACGGTCAGGTAGCTACTGCTTGGTCCAAGCAGACTAAAATCAATCGTATCTTGGTTATTAGTGATGAGGTAGCAAAGGATCAATTAAGAAAATTTTTGCTGAGTGAAGCCGCACCCCCAGGAATCAAATCGAATGTGATCACAGTCGATAAAATGTCTGAGATTTACAATAACGATTTATTCAAGGATCAAAAAGTAATGCTTTTATTTACCAATCCTCAAGATGTCGTTCAATTAGTCAAAAGGGGCATCCAATTGACTTCCGTGAACATTGGCGGAATGAGTTATACAGATGGTAAACAAATGATTACTAATTTTATTTCGGTGGATGCGCAGGATATTTGTTCATTTAAATATCTGGCTGAGCAGAATATTGAATTAGAGATCCGCAAAGTACCAGCTGATCGAAAGGTCTACTTAAGCGAACTGTTGAAAAAGGAAAAGTTGTTGTAG
- the rpmA gene encoding 50S ribosomal protein L27 — protein MLMKMNLQFFAHKKGGGSTSNGRDSESKRLGAKRADGQTVTGGSILYRQRGTKIYPGVNVGIGGDDTLFAKVDGVVRFERKGRDKKQVSVYPVAQEA, from the coding sequence ATGTTGATGAAAATGAATCTGCAATTCTTCGCCCACAAAAAAGGTGGCGGTTCTACTTCTAACGGCCGTGACTCAGAATCAAAACGTTTAGGAGCTAAACGTGCTGACGGTCAAACTGTTACTGGCGGATCAATCCTTTATCGCCAACGCGGTACTAAAATTTATCCAGGTGTGAACGTAGGCATCGGCGGCGATGACACATTATTTGCAAAAGTTGACGGCGTTGTTCGTTTCGAACGCAAAGGCCGCGACAAAAAACAAGTATCTGTCTACCCAGTAGCGCAAGAAGCTTAA
- a CDS encoding DUF3267 domain-containing protein: MRLLKSINLIDDKKQIKKLNIASIFLLILFFNLFTFVTLLFNSPQTVELRLSNLFWGSLSLILILVIHVLIHGFFFKIFNTEGKVKFGFKNGLAYATSPNSFYSKGKFLIILLAPFALITITLFILYLLGVASSHAFVWLASLHASSCVGDFYFSSLIVNLPSESYIEDTEKGINFYLNKEKHSM; this comes from the coding sequence ATGCGATTACTGAAAAGCATCAACTTAATCGATGATAAAAAACAAATAAAAAAATTGAACATAGCATCTATTTTTTTATTGATCCTATTTTTTAATCTATTTACATTTGTGACATTATTATTCAATTCGCCTCAAACAGTGGAACTTCGTCTGTCGAATCTCTTTTGGGGTAGTCTCTCTCTTATCCTGATACTTGTCATCCACGTGTTGATTCATGGATTTTTCTTCAAAATATTTAATACAGAAGGAAAAGTCAAATTTGGTTTTAAGAACGGCCTAGCATACGCAACAAGCCCTAATTCTTTTTATTCTAAGGGTAAATTTCTCATCATCCTATTAGCCCCTTTCGCACTTATCACTATCACTTTATTTATTTTATATTTGTTAGGAGTCGCTTCTTCCCATGCCTTTGTGTGGTTAGCATCCCTCCATGCCTCTAGTTGTGTGGGTGATTTCTATTTTAGTTCATTGATAGTAAACCTCCCTTCCGAAAGCTATATTGAGGATACAGAAAAAGGAATAAATTTTTACCTGAATAAAGAAAAGCACAGCATGTAA